In a single window of the Ignavibacteria bacterium genome:
- a CDS encoding DinB family protein: MKDTIIQEIWRQYGAALDMLENALDKCPESLWDDENKFWYNAYHCLFFTDYDLTTDPDSFHPPEPYTLSEMDPSGIMPERTYTKAELISYIRHCREKFRKLISSKSHDIFTMRWNNKRRDHTMTEHLLHSMRHI, translated from the coding sequence ATGAAAGATACAATAATACAGGAAATTTGGCGGCAGTATGGTGCAGCACTGGATATGCTTGAAAACGCTCTGGATAAATGTCCGGAAAGCCTTTGGGATGATGAAAATAAATTCTGGTATAATGCTTACCATTGTTTATTTTTCACTGATTATGACCTGACAACTGACCCGGATAGCTTCCATCCGCCGGAACCGTACACATTATCAGAAATGGACCCATCAGGGATAATGCCGGAGAGAACATATACAAAAGCAGAGCTTATTTCATATATACGGCATTGCAGGGAAAAATTCCGTAAATTGATCAGCAGCAAGTCCCATGACATTTTCACAATGAGATGGAACAATAAACGAAGGGATCACACTATGACTGAACACTTGCTTCACAGTATGCGGCATATATAA
- a CDS encoding SDR family oxidoreductase, protein MANKVALVTGGVRRLGRQISLYLASKGYELAIIYNSSTAAEIKRTSALLSAFGIKYRLYKCDLKDIRSVRKTIDSIGREFNKIDVLVNNSGVIKKVDLLDITEELFDDTIAVNLKAPLFVSQSAVKYLEKAKAPVIINIASLGGLENWSGFIPYSLSKTGAVKLTYLLARRLAPKIRVNAIAPGTIIIPGEEKGTPDKINVSKIPLKKYGSSADIINAVEFIIECSYLTGHVIPVDGGRLLNN, encoded by the coding sequence ATGGCAAATAAAGTCGCATTAGTTACCGGCGGTGTTCGCAGGCTTGGAAGGCAAATTTCGCTTTACCTCGCCTCTAAAGGGTATGAGCTTGCCATTATTTACAACTCAAGCACTGCCGCTGAAATTAAACGCACATCAGCCTTGCTCAGTGCATTCGGAATAAAATACAGGCTTTATAAATGTGACCTTAAAGATATCAGATCCGTCAGGAAAACAATTGATTCAATCGGCAGGGAGTTTAATAAAATTGATGTTCTTGTAAATAATTCAGGAGTGATCAAAAAAGTTGATCTGCTTGATATCACCGAAGAATTGTTTGATGATACCATCGCTGTGAATCTGAAAGCGCCATTGTTCGTTTCTCAATCTGCAGTTAAATATTTAGAGAAGGCAAAAGCGCCGGTGATAATTAATATAGCTTCACTCGGCGGACTTGAGAACTGGAGCGGATTTATTCCATACAGCCTGAGCAAAACAGGCGCTGTAAAGCTGACGTATCTCCTGGCAAGAAGACTGGCTCCGAAGATTCGTGTGAATGCAATAGCTCCCGGCACAATTATCATTCCCGGTGAAGAAAAAGGTACTCCGGATAAAATTAATGTTTCTAAGATACCTTTGAAAAAATACGGCTCATCTGCAGATATTATAAATGCAGTTGAGTTTATAATTGAGTGCAGTTATTTGACAGGCCATGTAATTCCGGTTGATGGCGGAAGACTGCTGAACAATTAG
- a CDS encoding LOG family protein, with product MALQKAPKAYKDEKFLNSPAARSLRIVSEYMEPQYRFRKENVRDTIVFYGSARLLPRSEANKRLKAVKQHKNPKPERIRDAEMDLEMSRYYEDTVKLSQMITEWSMKQEPGNRFVVCSGGGPGIMEASNRGAKKAGGKSIGLNISLPFEQNPNPYITPALNFEFHYFFMRKFWFAYLAKALIIMPGGFGTLDELFELLTLIQTKKIRKKMPVIIYDKKFWNNIINLEELANKRVIDREDLKLFCVVDTVEEAFEILKNDLSKHYLQKTVSLFNQKAVVTPKEKRKLKKRVKEA from the coding sequence ATGGCATTACAAAAAGCACCAAAAGCGTATAAAGATGAAAAGTTCCTCAACAGTCCGGCAGCACGCTCGCTTAGGATAGTTTCAGAGTATATGGAACCGCAATACCGCTTCCGCAAAGAAAATGTACGTGATACAATAGTATTTTACGGTTCAGCGCGCCTGCTTCCCAGAAGTGAAGCAAATAAACGGCTTAAGGCTGTAAAACAGCATAAAAATCCGAAGCCTGAACGTATCAGGGATGCTGAGATGGACCTTGAAATGTCACGTTACTATGAAGATACCGTAAAGCTTTCGCAGATGATAACTGAGTGGTCAATGAAGCAGGAACCGGGCAACAGGTTTGTTGTATGTTCCGGCGGGGGACCCGGTATCATGGAAGCATCAAACCGCGGCGCGAAAAAAGCCGGCGGTAAATCAATCGGTCTGAATATCAGCCTGCCGTTTGAACAGAACCCGAATCCATACATCACGCCTGCGCTTAATTTTGAATTCCATTACTTCTTTATGCGCAAGTTCTGGTTCGCTTACCTTGCCAAAGCGCTTATCATTATGCCCGGCGGTTTCGGTACGCTTGATGAGCTTTTTGAGCTGCTCACGCTTATACAGACCAAAAAGATCAGGAAAAAAATGCCTGTCATAATTTACGATAAAAAGTTCTGGAATAATATTATCAACCTCGAAGAGCTTGCCAACAAACGCGTTATAGACAGGGAAGACCTCAAGCTGTTTTGTGTTGTTGATACAGTTGAAGAGGCATTTGAAATTCTCAAAAATGACCTGAGCAAGCATTACCTGCAAAAAACGGTAAGCCTTTTTAACCAGAAAGCAGTTGTAACGCCAAAAGAAAAACGCAAGCTTAAAAAAAGAGTTAAAGAAGCATAA